The DNA segment AGACTATCGGGCCGTCCCTCCCGCCGTAGTGCCATGCTGGGAAGTCGGCTATAAAGACCCCTCCTGGCCGGAGGGCTCTTTTCACTGAATTAAATAACTGTTGAATTGCAGAATCATCGAAATAGGTAATCGAGGAGAAGAACATGGTCACCGCGTCGAACTCCTCCTCAAAATCAACCTCCAACGCGTCCCCCTGAATGAACTCGACGCTAAGCCCTCCCCTTTCGGCCTTTCTTCTCGCGACGGTCAGCATCTCCTCGTGGAGGTCTAAACCGACAACCTCGTACCCTCTCCTTGCGAGCTCAAGGGTCGGAATTCCGGTGCCGCAGGCGAGGTCGAGAACCCGCGTTACTTCTCGTTCGGCTTCGTTCCGGAAGAGCTCCTCCACAAAGTCAATCTCATCTCCAACCCGTTCTGCCCTCCTCCGGTAAATGGCATCGTAGTATTCTGCCAAAACCGTGTAGAGCTCGTGCATGGCATCACCGAAAAAATGAAGTGGGCTTCAGATTTAAAACCCTTACCCCCAGCTCCCGAAAAGCTTCGATAAGCTTCTCGTTTTCCTCTGGCTTTCTGACACTGAACCGCACGTATCGAGGTAGTCCAAAGCTCGTGCAGTTCCTCACGAGGATTCCCCTGCGCTTAAGGGCCTCGACGGTTTCTTTGGCGTCACCTACGTCCTTTATGAAGAAGTTCGCGTCGCTCTTGACGTTTAAAGCCCTCTCAAGCCTTTCCTTCTCCCGCCAGATTAGGGGCATCGTCTTCCT comes from the Thermococcus thioreducens genome and includes:
- a CDS encoding class I SAM-dependent methyltransferase, producing MHELYTVLAEYYDAIYRRRAERVGDEIDFVEELFRNEAEREVTRVLDLACGTGIPTLELARRGYEVVGLDLHEEMLTVARRKAERGGLSVEFIQGDALEVDFEEEFDAVTMFFSSITYFDDSAIQQLFNSVKRALRPGGVFIADFPAWHYGGRDGPIVWDETKGDERLVITDWREVEPAFQKLRFKRLVQIVKPDGSVRAFMVDDELNIYTPREMRLLAGKHFRKVKIYGDGHELSPNDRRYWLVAMK